The sequence CAACTGAGCAGCGATTGCCACTCTGCCTATGAAGTGATTCGTTCGATTGGGCTATCGCAGTCCGTGAAAGAAAAACTCGCACGACTGTTGCTGCACTGGTCCGAAGACGGACACATGAACGAAGGCACCATGCGGCTCACCCTCGCCCTTACTCATGAAGAAGTAGCGCAACTGATTGGAACCAGTCGCGAGACCGTGACCCGCATCCTGGGCGAACTGAAACGGCAGCGCGTAGTGGAATTGAAGGGCGCCACGTTGTTGATCAAGAACATGGCAGCGCTGGAACGGTTGGCGCAGGCATAACAGGGTTCATCACTGCTTTAGCTGCGCCTGATGACCAGGCTCGCAACTATCTTCGACGAGTCTCAGCGAACTACAACTCCACCGTGAATCTCAATGATGGGCCGTCGAATGATGATCCGCCCAGCTTCGTCCTGATAGTAGTAGTGGGGACGTCCCTGATAGGTGTAGGCCCGGCAACCATATTTCTTGGCCTGGCCGGGAGGCAGCCCGCAATTCTTCCAGCCTGTTTTCTGCCCGCGGCTCCATCCGGGAGGACGCCCGTCGCGGTCATAGCTGCGATATTCGTAACCGTCCCGGTGTTCCCAGCCTTGATCGTTGTCATCATCGCGATCGGCGTGTTTGTTCCCGTGTTTGTGTTTGTGGCCTTTGTCGTCTTTATCGGCCAACACCGACGGTGCTCCGAAACCTAGTGCGGCAATCAATGTGAGAATCGCCAACAATCGTTTGCTCATGAGTCCTCGCGTCTTCATCGCAGTTGCCTTTCAAGGCATATCTTACCGTTAAGGGCCGCGCAAGTGCTCATTACCTACGTACGCCATAGGATGCAAGGATTGGGCATTGGGGAATGACGCCCGAGGTGCTGGTAGAATTGCCCTTCACTATTCTTGGCGCCTGCCTGGGAAGTACGCTCCATGTCCAGCAATTCCATGCCAACCGCACGTACGCGAGTCGTGCGTGAACCGGATCGCGCAGTTTATGACCGCGATGCCGTCAACCAACTTCTCGACGAGGGATTCCTCTGTCATGTCGGCTTCGTAGTCGACGGCCAGCCTTTCGTGATCCCAACCTCCTATGGGCGAGATGGTAACGTCCTCTACATTCACGGCTCCGCTGCAAGCCGCATGCTCCGGAATTTGAGCCAGGGAATCCGCGTCTGTATCACGGTCACACTCTTGGATGGACTGGTGCTGGCGCGTTCGATCTTCAATCATTCGATGAACTACCGCTCGGTCGTAATTCTCGGCACGGCGACGCTGGTGGATGATCCGGAAGAAAAGCTCAAGGCCCTGCGCGTTTTGACCGAGCACATCATTCCCCACAGGTGGGACGATTCTCGCCAGCCCAACGAGAAAGAGTTGAAGGCCACTTCGGCTTTGCGGGTACCGATTGAAGAATTCTCCGCAAAGGTTCGCAAGGGTCCGGCGATTGACGATGAGCCGGACTACTCCTTCCCCACGTGGGCCGGAGTCATTCCGCTCGATACGACCGTTGGGACGCCCATTCGTGACGAACGGTGTGAACTGGAATTGCCGGAGTATCTGCGGAAGTATTCGCGCAAGAAGGGCTGAGACGCGGTCAGATAAGAGCATTAAGTCAAAGGCAGCGGGGGGGCGCCCGCTCCACACTAGCAACATGAATTCGACGGTTCAGAAAATCACGGCGCAGGTTGACTCACTGCAGAGTGAAATGACCGCGTTCCTCGCGCGCCTGGTGCAGTTTGCCAGTCTTCCGGGCAGGGAACAGGCGGCGCAACATTTTTATGCCGACAAGCTGCGGGCCCTCGGTTGTTCGCCTCAGATCCTGACGTCGAAGCGCGAAGAACTGGAATCGCATCCTGCATTTTGTGATGACCTGGTTCCTTTCAACGACCGCCTGAATGTGGTGGGACGCTGGAGCGCGACTCCCAACAGCGAAAATAGAGGGCGGTCCCTGATCCTCAACGGCCACATGGATGTTGTTCCTACAGGCCATGAATCGTTGTGGTCGGCCTCGCCCTGGAGCGGCTCCGTAATAGACGGCAAGCTTTATGGACGCGGCTCCTGCGATATGAAAGCCGGACTTACAGCAAACGCGTTCGCTGTGCAGGCGCTGCAGAATCTGGGATTTCGTCCCGCGGGCGACGTGTTGCTCGAAAGCGTAATCGGCGAAGAGAGTGGCGGGGTCGGTACGCTCACGACCATCGTCAAGGGATTCAAGGCTGATGCGGCGATCATTACGGAGCCGACTTGCCTCCATGCATGTCCGGTGCAATCCGGTGCGCTGACCTTCCGCCTGAAAGTCGCAGGACGCGCCATTCACGCGTGCATGAAACCGCATGGTGTGAGTGCGATTGAAAAGTTCTATCCCTTGCTGCAGGCCGTGCAGGAATTGGAGCGCCGGCGGCACGTGGAGTACAAGAATGCTCTGTATCCGGATCCGAATAACATTGCGCCCGTAAACTTCGGCACGATTCACGGAGGCGATTGGCCTTCTACCGTGCCCGATGAGGTGGTGATCGAAGGCCGGTTCGGAGTTCTGCCCGGCGAATCAACCGCTGACGCAAGAAAGGCGCTGACGACCGCCCTCGATCGCGCCGTGGCAGCGGACGAATGGATGAAGATGCATCCCCCGCAACTCGAATGGTTCGAAGGACAATTCGAATCCGGACAGACACCGCTGACCGATCCGATTGTCGAGTCGTTGCAACAATGCCACGCCGAAGTACTCGGCAAGCCAACGGTGCTGCAAGGTGTCACTTACGGATCCGATCTTCGATTGTTCACGAACCACGGCCATGTGCCGGCCGTTCTCTACGGACCGGGCAACATCGAGCAGGCGCATACCGTCGATGAGTGGGTCGATTTGCAGGAAGTATTTTCCGCAGCCAAAGTGCTGGCCACCATCATCACGCAGTGGTGTGGCGGAGAATTTGTCTAGGCGTCTGGTACGCCTTCGTTATCCGGACGCGAATCAGCCAGAAGATCATCAAGAGCAGCGCCAGGGCAGGCGGCACAAACCATATCTTCAGTCCGCGCAATGCAACGGGGAATACTTTTTGTTGTCCGAGAAAAAAGGACCCTGCTGCAATGAATAACGCGAACAACATGCGCCAAAGGTGACGCGCAACCCGCTGAGTGCCAAAAATGCCGCCACGGGCGAGCATGCGAACGTCTCCCACGATGCACAGCAAAACCACGAAACCCCAAATAAAATACAACGGCGGTGGATATCCTTCTTTTAGTCTAGTCGGGCTATACAGGGCTTCGAAGCCAAACGTCAGCACCACGCCTTCGAACACTGCGGCAACCAGGAGAGCGGCCCAATCAAGAAGTTTCGTTTCGCCGTTCTTGTCGCCCCGGCTGGCGGCCGACCATCCGGTAGCAACCAGGTAGAACGTGATCACGCCGCCCAGAACATTCCCTAACTGGGATCTCATCAACGCCAGGTACGCGCCGCTGCCGGACATGGTCAACATGGCGATGGCGAATACTCTCCCGGCCATGCCGTGCCTTGGGGAGCCTTTGCGGAGAGACATGGCTGCGGTGCCGGCGAGTAAGCCTGTGATTCCGGCGCTAATGTGCAGTAGTACTAAAGGTGACCAGCGCATGTTTCTCCGCACTTCGTGAACTGTGCACGTTTCTCAGATCGGCCCCTGCGAACGTCGTAAGCGGGCTGCTGCGACTAGAAATAGCGCGGTCAATGCAAGGCCGATCCACATGCCCGGCTTCAATAATGTTTGCACGGGATCGATATACAACATTGCGGAAGCGGATGAGGCTTTTTCCCCTCCGGCGCCAAGGATCCGGTTTCCCACCACGTCCACGATATGTCGTGTGTTGAATGCAATCTTTTCAATTGTGCCGATCGCAAACAGAGGCAAGGCTGCCCACAGGAATGGTGACCTTCGAGACCAAGCCGAGACCAGCAGCAACCACCCATAGACCGGCGCATACCATAATCCATGACCCAACAGCAGGTGATAGAACTCCATCAACGTCATCTGCGCCAGTGCAACGTGAGACCACAGCATTCCCACACCCTGGCCACTCCCCAGCAGCACCATGGTATGCAGCAGCATGATCATCCATTGCGTCACGATGGTGATGACGAAAGTGATGAGCGGGAGAACAAACACCGGAATCGCCGCCTTGGAGAGTACGGTGGTGAGATCGGACACCGGCAGCGATTTCCAGAACAGGATGCTGCGGTCGCGCCGCTCGCCATGGAGCGCCCCGAGACTGTAGAAAATCGCGACCACGAACGTGGCGCCCATGATGAGAAGTGCTGCGAACATGTACGCCTGCTCGATCGCGTCATGCTGCATTGCCGGGCTCATTTCCGCCCCCCCGCGCACATTCGCCAGGAAACGTGGCAAGCCGATGAGCGCGCCAATGAGAACAATGCCTGCCGCGGCCAGGGGAGCGAGAAAGATGGAGCGGTTCTCCCACAACTCCCGCTTCACCGACCAGAGGATAAGTCGACTCACAGGGAAAGCAGCGCGAGAGGCGGACATCGCGTTCGATTGAGGATTCATAGTATTCATCGGGCGGCTCCTTGCGGCTGCACTTGCTCCTGATTGCCAATGACCGCGACGAACAGGTCGGCGATGCTGGGCGTGTGCGCCTCACCCAGGCTGGCAAGTTGCTGACGATCCACATTGAGTTTGGAATCCGGCTTCAGATCGAAAAGCAGGATGCTGCGACCAATGGTCTTGCGCTCGTTGATTGGCTTGAGCGCCCGTGCGGCAGCGATCTGGTCTGGATTTATGGTCACTTCTACGTAGCGCGTTTCCAGTTCTTCCATGCTGCAGTTGAATACGATGCGGCCGCGGTCGATGAACATGAGGTCGGTGAGGACGTTCTGCACTTCCTCCACCTGATGCGTGGTCAGGAGAATGGTGCGGCTGCCATCGAAGTAATCGTTCAGCAGAGAATCGTAAAACTGCTTCCGGTACAGGATGTCGAGTCCCAAGGTCGGCTCGTCCAGCACCAGCAATTTCGCGTCGATCGCCATCACCAGCGCGAGGTGGAGTTGCGCCACCATTCCCTTGGATAACTCCCGGACCTTGCGGTCACGGCCGATGGTGGTCTTCGCCAGAAAACTTTCTGCCTTGGCGCGATCGAATCGCGGATGTACTCCGGCAACGTAGTCGAGAGTCTGCGAGACCTTGATCCAACGCGGCAGGACGGCGACATCGGAAATGAAGCAGACATCGAGCATGAGCTGATCGCGTTCCGTCCAGGGATCGTGTCCGAGCACTTTCAACTCTCCCTGATAAGGAGTGAGCCCGAGAATCGCGTTGAGCGCAGTCGTCTTGCCGGCGCCGTTGGGGCCGATGAGCCCGAGGATGCGGCCCTCCTCGACGCGTAAATCGACGCCGTCGAGCGCGACCGTTGTGCCGAAGACCTTGCGAAGACCGCGTGCTTCTATGCATGCCATGGTGTCAGCGCTTCTCCTCGGAGGGATTTGACTTGTTGTCCTTGGACTTGTCCTCGGCCGGGGATGACTTATCGGTGGCGGCCAGAAGTTCTTCCGCTTTCAGGCCCAGTCGCTGAATGGTAGCGTGGACCCTGGGCCATTCTTCGCCAAGAAACTTTTGGCGTTCGCCCTGCAGTAACAGGTTGCGCGCGCCGGAATTGATGAACATGCCAAGACCTCGCCTGCTCTCGACCAGACCGTCGTCGACCAGTTGCTGATAGCCCTTCAGAACCGTGAGCGGATTGACGCGATACTCGGCGGCGACGTTGCGCACAGAAGGAAGTGGATCTCCTTCCTTGAGCACGCCGTCGAGGATCATCGCGACCACGCGGTCGCGAAGCTGGCGGTAAATCGGTTGACTGTCGTTCCAATCACGGTCCATCCTGAGTCCCAATAATCCTTTTCCCTAAGTAGTGCAGTCTAACTAACCGCCGGCGATGGAGCTGCGAATTCCAGTGCCGGTGGTTTGGCACCCTTGATGACGAGCCACAGCATAAGCGCCATCTCCCCGAAGAGCGCGGGCTGGGAGAACATGAATACGTTCCCGTAATACTGCGGCAACAGCAATCCGATGAAACTCAAGATCACGTAGGCCAAGCCGTTGAAGACCAGCCAAACTCCCAAAAAGCGCGGCATGATGCGCGACCGGTAAATGAGGATCGCCAACGGAATCAGCCATACGCCCCAAAGAATCTCCGCAGCTGTCACTTGATGGTCATGCAGGCGCAGGAACAGCATGACCAGCGCGTCCCGCTGAGGCTTTTCGAATGCAGACAAGAAACCGGTGCCGCGCACGATCATCAGGGCACCTGCGTCGCTCACCACGTTAACAAAGTAAAGTAGGGAGGGCATCACGCCGCCAAAGATTACAACCTGCACAGCGAGGCCGTGATCCACTCCCTTGAACAACCGGTAAAAGGCCAGGGCGAGGAAAATCAGGACGACCGCGCCAATCAGGTCGCTGACCATCCCGAAACGGAAGAGCCACTCGTGAGCCGCAATGTTGTTCACGGTTGCCGCAGCATCTTCGTGGACGAACAGCTTGTTGGGAATATAGATGAGGCGCAGTGGCCCGAGCAGGACGAGGAGAAGGTACCAGAGTCCAGCGACTCTCCCTGGATTGTAGGTTGCGCTCAAGTTTCCCTCCCTCGTTCCCTGAATATCGGGTCAAGATAGCCGTTCCACTCATTCCGCAGAGATACTCTATCGTTATTTCGCGCGCTGCAAGTCGAAGTGCGCATGGATCGGCTTGTCACCCGGCATCATGTACGTCCAGTCTTCCAGGTGGTGATCGGCGTCGATGTAGGTGAACACGGCGTGATGCATGTGTCCAAACTTGGTGCCGCCGGAGACGTCGACTAATTCGAATTCCACTTTCTTGTTGTCCGGGGACATCGTGCCAACCATGTGCGGACGGTTGCCCGCGTCACAGTAGTGGATCAGGTTGAGTTTGTCGCCTTCCACGTAAAGCATGGTGACCGGATGATCGAACTTGGCCGGATCCAACGGCGTGTTAGCTTCCTGAAGTTCGTGCACTACGGCGTTTCCTCTGGACGTCACACGCAGCGAAACATGAAGCGGCTTCCCGCCACTCATCGACGGCATTTCCGGAACTGCCACGGGGCCTTCCCACTCTCCGGCGAAGGTCTTCATCTGCTCGAATGATTTTTGCGCTTCGGACGGAGCCGGTTTGTCAGCCTTGTGCATGTCGGACTGCGCGAAGGCCAAGATCGAGAGTGACAGCAGCGCGGCAGGTAGGGTACAGCGAAGGAATTTCATATGTGATTCTCCTGAAGAGTTCAATTTGCTTTTGGAGCCAGGCTTCACGACTGCAGTCCGCAACAAACGACCTTGCTCAGTACGATTGGCATCCAGCACTGGTATAGTTAACTACAACACTATATATGCTGTCAATGATTTTCTTTGATGGCGGGTATCCTAAAGAAGACAAAGGAATTTCCTTGAAGTGAGCGTGAGATGGATTTCGGGATCTAACGGGAATGGGTGGAGTCTGTAACCTGTTTGTGCGCTGGCAGCGGGTCTAGTTTGGGATAAGGAGCAATTTTCCAGTCGTCTTGCGGCCTTCCAGATCGCGGTGAGCCTGCGCGGCCTGTTCCAGCGGATAGACATGCTCGATCCGCAACTTGAGCTTTCCGGCGCGAATCATCGAGAAGACGGATCCGGCTCGCAGCTGCAGTTCTTTCTGCGTCGCGATGTAGTTGCCGAGCGAAGGGCGAGTGAGGAATAAGGATCCCTTTTGGGTCAGCACAATCGGATCGAACGGGGGCACCGCTCCGCTGGAACCTCCGTAGAGCGCCATCATCCCGCGCGGCCGAAGAATGTTGAGGCCCTTCTCGAACGTGGTCTTGCCCACTGAGTCGTAAACGACGTCTACGCCTTTGCCATTGGTGAGCCGCTTGGTTTCGGCCTCGAAATCGGCTTCCTTGTAAAGGATGGTCTCGTCCGCACCGGCGGCATGGGCGAGTGTAGCTTTCTCTTCGGTCGAAACCGTTGCGATGACACGGGCGCCGATATTGTGTGCCATTTGCACCAGCAGCAATCCCACGCCTCCGGCGGCAGCATGGACGAATGCGGTCTCACCTTTCTTCAGCGGATAAGTGTCGTGTGCCAGATAATGCGCCGTCATCCCCTGCAACATCGCGGCTGCAGCTTCGCGGTCGGTGACATCGTCGGGAACTTTGACCAGGCGGTCGGCGGGCACGGCAATGTATTCCGCGTAGGCTCCCATCGCGGTCGCGAAGGCCACGCGATCGCCTTTTGCAAATCCGTACGCATCGGGACCTACGGCGGTGACAACTCCGGCAGCCTCTTGCCCGGCAACGAAGGGTACGGGTGCTTTGTAACGTCCTTCGCGATAGTAGACGTCAATAAAATTGACGCCCGCCGCCAGGACGTTCACCACCACCTCGTTCGTGCGCGGCTGAGGAACGGGCAAATCCACCAGTTCCATCGCCTCTGGACCGCCGACTTGTTTGACTTGAATGGCTTTCATGGGATCTCGCATCTCAAATATATAACGATCGATCGAATGAGATTGAGGCCGCCGCGCTCACTCGCAGGTTGGGACGGGAGTCGGGCTTGCGAACGGCCAAGGACGAGCGGCGAAGGACGTGTTATTTCACGACGCGCCTCTCTTGCCACGGCCAGTGTGCCTGGGGTAATATCCCGGCCCTGGTAACGAAAGTAACCGGTGGAAGGCTCTGTCGTAGCATTGACCCAACGAATTTCTGGATAGTACCATCTCAACAGTCAGGGGCCAGGAAGAGTCCCAAGTTTTTGGGTAAGTTTCTGAGAATATGAGACTTCAAACCTATCGGTCTCTGGCGATCGCGATGGCTGCTTTGGCGGCCAATATCGCCTGTCAATCAGCTCAGAAGCAGACTTTCTTTCCGCCCGTTGAAGCGCAAGCGCCCGCTCTGAAGGCGACCAAAGCTCCAGCCCCCGCGCCCGCGCCAAGTCCAGAAGAGCCCAAGCCAGTAGCCGCCGCTCCCGAACCGCCAAGCAAGGCGCAACCTGCTGCTGCCGATGCAGCCGCGGAGCTGATTGCGCGCGTGGAGAAGGAATATCAGGCTGGGCAGGAAAGCTATAAGAAAGGCAATCTGGAAGCGGCCAAAAAGAGTTTTGACGCTGCGGTCAACCTGCTTCTGAATGCCAGCGACAACCTGCGATCGGACGACCGCCTCGATCGCGAACTGGATCGCGTCATGGAAGGCATCAACGGACTCGATCTGCTGGCGGCGCAGGACGGCGAAGGTCCGCAGCAAAAGCAGGAGCCGGCTCCCATCGACGAAGCCAACGAGCAGACGCCGACGGTCGACGCCAGTGTTAAGGCAAAAGCGGAAGCGGAAGTGAAATCCACCCACTCCGATCTGCCGCTGATGATGACCGATCAGGTGGCTGGATTCATCAACTTCTTCTCCAATCGCGGACGCGGAACGCTGGAACGTGCCTTAGCTCGCTCCGGACGTTACGAGGAAATGATCCGAAGGATTCTCAAGCAGGAAGGCGTGCCGCAGGATCTGATTTACCTTGCACAGGCGGAATCCGGTTTTCATTCGCTCGCGGTTTCGCGCGCTGGCGCTCGCGGTATGTGGCAATTCATGGGCAGCCGCGCCAAGGGCTACGGGCTGCAACGCAACTTCTGGGTCGATGAGCGTCAGGATCCCGAGAAAGCGACGCGTGCCGCTGCTCACCATCTTAAAGACCTGTACGCGCAGTTTGGGGACTGGTATTTGGCAATGGCGGCCTACAACTCCGGTCCAGGCAGGGTACAGAGCGCCGTAAAGCGTACGGGCTACGCCGACTTCTGGGAACTCTATCGCCGCGACGTGCTGCCCAAGGAAACGCGGAACTATGTTCCGATCATTCTGGCTGTCACCATCATGGCGAAGAATCCAGAGCAGTACGGACTCGACGACGTGAATCGCGACCAGCCAATTCCCTATGACACGGTGAAGATCGACTATCCGATTGACCTGCGTCTGCTTGCCCAGTGCGTCAATGCAACTCCCGCCGAGTTGCAGGAACTGAATCCGAGCCTGTTGCGCCTGAGCACTCCGAAAGACGGCACGTTCGATTTACATCTTCCAGTCGGAACAAAGAAGAATTTCGAGGCCGCGGTCGCGGCGATTCCGGCGGACAAGCGTCTCTGGTGGCGCTATCACGACGTGAAGGACGGCGACACTCTGGCATCGCTGGCGCGTACCTATCACACGACTTCCAGAGCGATCTCGGAAGCCAATAAGCTCGACGATGATTCGCTGGAGTCTCAGACTCGCCTCGTCATCCCAATCGTTGCCGGCAAATTCAGCGATACCGGAACGTACGCCCACCGCATCACGCGCTACAAGGTACACAAGGGCGACACGGTGGAAACCGTCGCCGAAAACTTTGCCGTACCTGTGAAGATGGTTCGAAGCTGGAATCGCCTGAAAGGGAACAGCCTGGCAGGGCGAAAAGTGCTCTATCTGCACCTGCCCGTCACTCCGGGCGTTGCCGATACGCACGTGGCGACGACGCACTCCAGGCGCTCTCGAAAGAAGACGACGGATGCCAAGGTGTCCCCACCGAGCGGTGTGGTGCATCACAGAGTGAAGAGCGGCGAAACCCTCTACTCGATCGCAAGTTCCTACAACACGACCGTCGCTGCCCTGCAACGGAATAACCGCAATACTTCGTCGCTGCGTCCGGGAATGA is a genomic window of Acidobacteriota bacterium containing:
- a CDS encoding pyridoxamine 5'-phosphate oxidase family protein; amino-acid sequence: MSSNSMPTARTRVVREPDRAVYDRDAVNQLLDEGFLCHVGFVVDGQPFVIPTSYGRDGNVLYIHGSAASRMLRNLSQGIRVCITVTLLDGLVLARSIFNHSMNYRSVVILGTATLVDDPEEKLKALRVLTEHIIPHRWDDSRQPNEKELKATSALRVPIEEFSAKVRKGPAIDDEPDYSFPTWAGVIPLDTTVGTPIRDERCELELPEYLRKYSRKKG
- a CDS encoding ArgE/DapE family deacylase, which produces MNSTVQKITAQVDSLQSEMTAFLARLVQFASLPGREQAAQHFYADKLRALGCSPQILTSKREELESHPAFCDDLVPFNDRLNVVGRWSATPNSENRGRSLILNGHMDVVPTGHESLWSASPWSGSVIDGKLYGRGSCDMKAGLTANAFAVQALQNLGFRPAGDVLLESVIGEESGGVGTLTTIVKGFKADAAIITEPTCLHACPVQSGALTFRLKVAGRAIHACMKPHGVSAIEKFYPLLQAVQELERRRHVEYKNALYPDPNNIAPVNFGTIHGGDWPSTVPDEVVIEGRFGVLPGESTADARKALTTALDRAVAADEWMKMHPPQLEWFEGQFESGQTPLTDPIVESLQQCHAEVLGKPTVLQGVTYGSDLRLFTNHGHVPAVLYGPGNIEQAHTVDEWVDLQEVFSAAKVLATIITQWCGGEFV
- a CDS encoding ABC transporter permease, with product MNPQSNAMSASRAAFPVSRLILWSVKRELWENRSIFLAPLAAAGIVLIGALIGLPRFLANVRGGAEMSPAMQHDAIEQAYMFAALLIMGATFVVAIFYSLGALHGERRDRSILFWKSLPVSDLTTVLSKAAIPVFVLPLITFVITIVTQWMIMLLHTMVLLGSGQGVGMLWSHVALAQMTLMEFYHLLLGHGLWYAPVYGWLLLVSAWSRRSPFLWAALPLFAIGTIEKIAFNTRHIVDVVGNRILGAGGEKASSASAMLYIDPVQTLLKPGMWIGLALTALFLVAAARLRRSQGPI
- a CDS encoding ABC transporter ATP-binding protein, yielding MACIEARGLRKVFGTTVALDGVDLRVEEGRILGLIGPNGAGKTTALNAILGLTPYQGELKVLGHDPWTERDQLMLDVCFISDVAVLPRWIKVSQTLDYVAGVHPRFDRAKAESFLAKTTIGRDRKVRELSKGMVAQLHLALVMAIDAKLLVLDEPTLGLDILYRKQFYDSLLNDYFDGSRTILLTTHQVEEVQNVLTDLMFIDRGRIVFNCSMEELETRYVEVTINPDQIAAARALKPINERKTIGRSILLFDLKPDSKLNVDRQQLASLGEAHTPSIADLFVAVIGNQEQVQPQGAAR
- a CDS encoding GntR family transcriptional regulator — translated: MDRDWNDSQPIYRQLRDRVVAMILDGVLKEGDPLPSVRNVAAEYRVNPLTVLKGYQQLVDDGLVESRRGLGMFINSGARNLLLQGERQKFLGEEWPRVHATIQRLGLKAEELLAATDKSSPAEDKSKDNKSNPSEEKR
- a CDS encoding DUF4386 domain-containing protein, encoding MSATYNPGRVAGLWYLLLVLLGPLRLIYIPNKLFVHEDAAATVNNIAAHEWLFRFGMVSDLIGAVVLIFLALAFYRLFKGVDHGLAVQVVIFGGVMPSLLYFVNVVSDAGALMIVRGTGFLSAFEKPQRDALVMLFLRLHDHQVTAAEILWGVWLIPLAILIYRSRIMPRFLGVWLVFNGLAYVILSFIGLLLPQYYGNVFMFSQPALFGEMALMLWLVIKGAKPPALEFAAPSPAVS
- a CDS encoding quinone oxidoreductase, which translates into the protein MKAIQVKQVGGPEAMELVDLPVPQPRTNEVVVNVLAAGVNFIDVYYREGRYKAPVPFVAGQEAAGVVTAVGPDAYGFAKGDRVAFATAMGAYAEYIAVPADRLVKVPDDVTDREAAAAMLQGMTAHYLAHDTYPLKKGETAFVHAAAGGVGLLLVQMAHNIGARVIATVSTEEKATLAHAAGADETILYKEADFEAETKRLTNGKGVDVVYDSVGKTTFEKGLNILRPRGMMALYGGSSGAVPPFDPIVLTQKGSLFLTRPSLGNYIATQKELQLRAGSVFSMIRAGKLKLRIEHVYPLEQAAQAHRDLEGRKTTGKLLLIPN
- a CDS encoding transglycosylase SLT domain-containing protein — its product is MRLQTYRSLAIAMAALAANIACQSAQKQTFFPPVEAQAPALKATKAPAPAPAPSPEEPKPVAAAPEPPSKAQPAAADAAAELIARVEKEYQAGQESYKKGNLEAAKKSFDAAVNLLLNASDNLRSDDRLDRELDRVMEGINGLDLLAAQDGEGPQQKQEPAPIDEANEQTPTVDASVKAKAEAEVKSTHSDLPLMMTDQVAGFINFFSNRGRGTLERALARSGRYEEMIRRILKQEGVPQDLIYLAQAESGFHSLAVSRAGARGMWQFMGSRAKGYGLQRNFWVDERQDPEKATRAAAHHLKDLYAQFGDWYLAMAAYNSGPGRVQSAVKRTGYADFWELYRRDVLPKETRNYVPIILAVTIMAKNPEQYGLDDVNRDQPIPYDTVKIDYPIDLRLLAQCVNATPAELQELNPSLLRLSTPKDGTFDLHLPVGTKKNFEAAVAAIPADKRLWWRYHDVKDGDTLASLARTYHTTSRAISEANKLDDDSLESQTRLVIPIVAGKFSDTGTYAHRITRYKVHKGDTVETVAENFAVPVKMVRSWNRLKGNSLAGRKVLYLHLPVTPGVADTHVATTHSRRSRKKTTDAKVSPPSGVVHHRVKSGETLYSIASSYNTTVAALQRNNRNTSSLRPGMILVVRAAR